The following coding sequences lie in one Oncorhynchus gorbuscha isolate QuinsamMale2020 ecotype Even-year linkage group LG10, OgorEven_v1.0, whole genome shotgun sequence genomic window:
- the zgc:86609 gene encoding ER membrane protein complex subunit 3-like, whose product MAELLLDSSIRLWVVLPIVLITFCVGIIRHYVTQLLQSDKKVDLEQVSDSQVLLRSRILRENGKYIPKQSFNMRKQYFNDVETGFFKKVKRKVTPKNPMTDTSMLTDMMKGNLTNVLPMIVIGGWINWAFSGFVITKVPFPLTLRFKPMLQRGIELLSLDASWVSSASWYFLNVFGLRSMYSLILGQDNAADQSRIMQDQMTGAAMAMPPDPNKAFKSEWEALEIVEHKWALENVEEELMSRDLNFCGIFSQEIKATMF is encoded by the exons ATGGCTGAGTTGCTTCTGGATTCAAGTATCCGATTATGGGTGGTTTTACCAATTGTATTGATTACATTTTGCGTTGGAATTATCCGTCACTATGTCACCCAACTCCTGCAAAGTGACAAAAAAGTTGATCTGGAACAGGTGTCAGACAG CCAAGTCCTTCTGCGTAGCCGCATCTTAAGAGAAAATGGAAAGTATATCCCTAAACAA TCATTTAACATGCGAAAGCAATATTTCAATGATGTGGAGACTGGGTTCTTCAAGAAGGTCAAGCGAAAGGTGACTCCCAAAAACCCAATGACTG ATACCAGCATGCTGACTGACATGATGAAGGGAAATCTGACCAATGTACTTCCCATGATTGTGATTGGAGGATGGATCAACTGGGCATTCTCTGGCTTTGTCATTA CTAAGGTTCCCTTTCCTCTGACATTGAGATTCAAACCAATGCTGCAGCGTGGAATTGAACTGTTGTCTCTTGATGCATCCTG GGTGAGCTCAGCCTCTTGGTATTTCCTTAATGTTTTTGGACTGAGGAGTATGTACAGCCTCATTCTTGGACAGGACAATG CTGCGGATCAGTCGAGGATCATGCAGGATCAGATGACTGGCGCTGCCATGGCCATGCCGCCTGATCCTAACAAGGCCTTTAAG AGTGAATGGGAGGCGTTGGAGATTGTGGAGCACAAATGGGCCCTGGAGAACGTTGAGGAGGAGCTGATGTCTCGAGATCTGAACTTTTGTGGAATCTTCAGTCAAGAGATAAAAGCCACCATGTTCTAA
- the uxt gene encoding protein UXT — protein sequence MAHAGKPSIDKKVLQYETFISDVLKRDLERVLEQRDGVYEKIAQYLQLKNTIESLKESETKGLKTEIDLGCNFYVQAHVEDSSKIFVAVGYGFFVELTHSEALKFIEKKTDQLTVHTEVLTKDAAKIKANIRMVLEGLRELQSLTDVPEKRMRDAL from the exons ATGGCTCATGCTGGAAAACCCAGCATTGACAAAAAGGTCTTGCAGTATGAAACGTTTATTAGCGATGTGTTGAAACGAGATTTGGA GAGGGTATTGGAGCAAAGAGATGGAGTGTATGAAAAAATTGCACAATATCTACAACTGAAAAATACCATTGAAAGCCTAAAG GAATCTGAGACGAAGGGACTCAAAACAGAGATAGATCTTGGCTGTAATTTCTACGTCCAAGCACATGT GGAGGACTCGTCAAAAATCTTTGTTGCAGTTGGATATGGCTTTTTTGTTGAGTTAACGCACTCGGAAGCTCTGAAGTTCATTGAGAAAAAGACAGATCAGCTTACAGT ACATACCGAAGTGTTGACCAAAGACGCAGCTAAAATCAAAGCCAACATTCGCATGGTGTTGGAG GGATTAAGAGAGCTTCAAAGTCTTACGGATGTTCCGGAGAAAAGGATGAGAGATGCTCTTTAG